In Streptomyces sp. NBC_00569, a single genomic region encodes these proteins:
- a CDS encoding acyl-CoA dehydrogenase family protein yields MSSVEEFRAEIRAWLADHLVGEFAELRGRGGPGREHEAFEGRLAWERHMAAHGWTCVGWPVEHGGRGASLEEQIAFHEEYALADAPARVNHIGEQLLGPTLIAFGTEEQKKRFLPPIVAVEELWCQGYSEPDAGSDLANVRTRGALSPDGSQWVVDGQKIWTSLAHEAQWCFVVARTEPGSRRHAGLSYLLVPLDRPGVEVRPIVQLTGTSEFNEVFFDGARTDASHVVGEPGDGWRIAMATLGFERGVSTLGQQVGFRREWDALAELARKNGAIADPLIRDRLVRAWIDLEAMAASARRGVDPSVGKLHWAAWHRGLGELAMDVCGAASTVAAGEPYELDDWQRLFLFSRADTIYAGSDEIQKNIVAERLLGLPKEARV; encoded by the coding sequence ATGAGCAGCGTCGAGGAGTTTCGCGCCGAGATCCGGGCCTGGCTCGCGGACCATCTCGTAGGGGAGTTCGCCGAGTTGAGGGGCCGCGGCGGGCCGGGCCGTGAGCACGAGGCGTTCGAAGGGCGGCTCGCCTGGGAGCGGCACATGGCGGCGCACGGGTGGACCTGCGTCGGCTGGCCCGTCGAGCACGGAGGCCGCGGCGCGAGCCTCGAGGAACAGATCGCGTTCCACGAGGAGTACGCGCTCGCGGACGCGCCCGCCCGGGTCAACCACATCGGTGAGCAGCTCCTCGGACCGACGCTCATCGCCTTCGGCACGGAGGAGCAGAAGAAGCGCTTCCTGCCGCCGATCGTCGCCGTCGAGGAGCTGTGGTGCCAGGGCTACAGCGAGCCGGACGCGGGCTCCGACCTGGCGAACGTCCGCACGAGAGGCGCCCTGTCACCCGACGGTTCGCAGTGGGTCGTCGACGGTCAGAAGATCTGGACCTCGCTCGCCCATGAGGCGCAGTGGTGCTTCGTCGTCGCCCGCACCGAACCCGGCTCGCGGCGGCACGCCGGCCTGTCCTATCTCCTCGTGCCCCTGGACCGGCCGGGCGTAGAGGTGCGCCCCATCGTGCAGCTCACGGGCACCAGCGAGTTCAACGAGGTGTTCTTCGACGGAGCCCGCACCGACGCGTCCCACGTCGTCGGCGAGCCCGGCGACGGCTGGAGGATCGCGATGGCCACCCTCGGTTTCGAGCGCGGCGTCTCCACCCTCGGCCAGCAGGTCGGATTCCGCCGCGAATGGGACGCTCTCGCGGAGCTGGCCAGGAAGAACGGGGCGATCGCCGACCCCCTGATCCGCGACCGCCTCGTCCGGGCGTGGATCGACCTGGAGGCCATGGCGGCCTCCGCCCGGCGCGGCGTCGACCCCTCCGTCGGCAAGCTCCACTGGGCGGCCTGGCACCGCGGTCTCGGTGAGCTCGCCATGGACGTGTGCGGCGCCGCGTCCACGGTGGCCGCCGGCGAACCCTACGAACTCGACGACTGGCAGCGGCTGTTCCTCTTCTCCCGCGCCGACACCATCTACGCCGGATCCGACGAGATCCAGAAGAACATCGTCGCCGAGCGCCTGCTCGGCCTGCCCAAGGAGGCGCGGGTATGA
- a CDS encoding acyl-CoA dehydrogenase family protein has product MRFLLDAEQGEFGRTLDRLLGSADTPAVIRAWSSGDHGPGRALWERLGGTGVFALGVPEAFDGAGFLPVELALSYVELGRHGVPGPVVETAAAARLLAFLPDVAKEWLPQIASGDAVVSLGVGSSYVLDADCADAVFVVSGDELRLASGGHGPLLPSADPARRLYAPADGGTLLARGPDVRDAAARAGDLASFLTAAQSLGVGLSLLHRTVEYVTQRTQFGAPIGSFQAVKHRLADALTGLEFARPLVFGAALSLAPGDIAAAKVAAGEASYAAARAALQLHGAIGYTQELDLSLWLRKARPLRDAWGTPAACRARVLEG; this is encoded by the coding sequence ATGAGGTTCCTCCTCGACGCGGAGCAGGGCGAGTTCGGGCGCACGCTCGACCGGCTTCTGGGCTCCGCGGATACGCCCGCTGTGATCCGGGCCTGGTCGTCCGGCGACCATGGGCCCGGGCGGGCTCTGTGGGAGCGGCTGGGCGGGACGGGGGTCTTCGCGCTCGGCGTTCCGGAGGCGTTCGACGGGGCGGGGTTCCTGCCGGTCGAACTGGCCCTCTCCTACGTCGAGTTGGGGCGACACGGAGTGCCTGGGCCCGTGGTGGAGACTGCTGCCGCCGCTCGGCTGTTGGCCTTCCTGCCCGATGTCGCCAAGGAATGGCTTCCCCAGATCGCCTCCGGGGACGCGGTCGTCTCCTTGGGCGTGGGCTCCTCGTACGTCCTCGACGCGGATTGCGCCGACGCCGTCTTCGTCGTCAGCGGTGACGAGCTGCGGCTCGCCTCCGGCGGCCACGGGCCTCTGCTGCCGTCCGCCGATCCTGCCCGCCGGCTCTACGCGCCTGCGGACGGTGGGACCCTGCTCGCGCGGGGGCCGGACGTGCGGGACGCGGCGGCGCGGGCTGGGGACCTCGCCTCGTTCCTCACCGCCGCGCAGTCGCTCGGCGTGGGGCTCTCCCTGCTGCACCGGACCGTCGAATACGTCACGCAGCGCACCCAGTTCGGCGCCCCCATCGGCTCCTTCCAGGCAGTGAAACACCGGCTCGCGGACGCGCTCACGGGGCTGGAGTTCGCGCGGCCGCTGGTGTTCGGGGCGGCGCTCTCGCTTGCGCCCGGGGACATTGCGGCGGCGAAGGTCGCTGCGGGTGAGGCGTCCTACGCGGCGGCGCGGGCTGCGCTTCAGCTCCATGGGGCGATCGGGTACACGCAGGAGCTGGACCTGTCGCTGTGGCTGCGCAAGGCCCGACCGCTGCGGGACGCCTGGGGGACGCCTGCGGCTTGCCGGGCTCGGGTGCTGGAGGGCTGA
- a CDS encoding acetyl-CoA C-acetyltransferase → MAEAYIVEAVRTPVGRRKGGLAAAHPADLGAHVLKELVARSGIDPAAVEDVVFGCLDTVGPQAGDIARTAWLAAGLPEEVPGVTIDRQCGSSQQAVHFAAQGVLSGTQDLVVAGGTQNMTQIPIAFASRQAAEPLGLTDGPYAGSEGWRARYGDQPVNQFHGAELIARKWGITRRDQEEWALRSHERAIRAIDEGRFARETTAYGDVTVDEGPRRDTTLEKMAGLKPVVEGGTITAACSSQVSDGAAAMLLASERAVREHGLTPRARVHHLSVRGEDPIRMLSAPIPATAYALKKTGLSMDDIDLVEINEAFAPVVLAWLKETGTDPERVNVNGGAIALGHPLGATGAKLMTTLLHELERTGGRYGLQTMCEGGGQANVTIIERL, encoded by the coding sequence ATGGCCGAGGCCTACATAGTCGAAGCGGTCCGCACCCCCGTCGGACGGCGCAAGGGAGGCCTCGCCGCCGCCCACCCCGCCGACCTCGGCGCGCACGTCCTCAAGGAGCTCGTCGCCCGCTCCGGGATCGACCCCGCCGCCGTCGAGGACGTCGTCTTCGGCTGCCTCGACACGGTGGGCCCGCAGGCCGGTGACATCGCGCGGACGGCCTGGCTCGCCGCCGGCCTCCCCGAGGAGGTCCCCGGCGTGACCATCGACCGCCAGTGCGGTTCGTCACAGCAGGCCGTGCACTTCGCGGCGCAGGGCGTCCTGTCCGGCACCCAGGACCTCGTCGTCGCCGGCGGCACCCAGAACATGACGCAGATCCCCATCGCCTTCGCCTCCCGCCAGGCCGCCGAGCCCCTCGGCCTCACGGACGGCCCGTACGCGGGCAGCGAGGGCTGGCGCGCCCGCTACGGCGACCAGCCGGTGAACCAGTTCCACGGCGCCGAGCTCATCGCCCGAAAGTGGGGCATCACCCGCCGTGACCAGGAGGAGTGGGCCCTGCGCTCCCACGAGCGGGCGATCCGCGCCATCGACGAGGGCCGCTTCGCCCGCGAGACCACCGCCTACGGAGACGTCACCGTGGACGAGGGCCCCCGCCGCGACACCACTCTGGAGAAGATGGCGGGCCTCAAGCCCGTCGTCGAGGGCGGCACGATCACCGCGGCCTGCTCCTCGCAGGTCTCCGACGGCGCCGCCGCGATGCTCCTCGCCTCGGAGCGCGCCGTACGCGAGCACGGCCTCACCCCGCGCGCCCGCGTCCACCACCTCTCCGTACGCGGCGAGGACCCCATCCGCATGCTCTCCGCGCCGATCCCCGCGACGGCGTACGCGCTGAAGAAGACCGGCCTGTCCATGGACGACATCGACCTCGTCGAGATCAACGAGGCCTTCGCCCCCGTCGTCCTCGCCTGGCTCAAGGAGACGGGCACGGACCCGGAGAGGGTGAACGTGAACGGGGGAGCCATCGCCCTCGGGCACCCCCTGGGCGCGACCGGCGCGAAGCTGATGACGACGCTGCTGCACGAGCTGGAGCGCACGGGCGGGCGCTACGGACTGCAGACGATGTGCGAGGGAGGCGGCCAGGCGAACGTCACGATCATCGAGCGTCTCTAG
- a CDS encoding SDR family oxidoreductase, whose protein sequence is MSAKPEYVPGHGLLKGRTAVITAAAGAGIGGATARKFLEEGARVLISDAHARRLKESEQALADEFGAANVASLPCDVTDEEQVAALFALAAEAHGGLDIVVNNAGLGGTSDLVDMADDQWSRVLDVTLNGTFRCTRAALRAFRDTGRHGVVVNNASVVGWRAQAGQAHYAAAKAGVMALTRCAAIEAAAYGVRVNAVSPSLAMHPHLVKVTSAELLTELTEKEAFGRYAEPWEIANVIVFLASGYSSYMTGEVVSVSSQHA, encoded by the coding sequence ATGAGCGCGAAGCCCGAGTACGTGCCCGGCCACGGCCTGCTGAAGGGGCGCACGGCCGTCATCACCGCGGCCGCCGGAGCCGGGATCGGCGGCGCGACGGCACGCAAGTTCCTCGAGGAGGGCGCCCGCGTCCTCATCAGCGACGCCCACGCCCGCAGGCTCAAGGAGAGCGAACAGGCGCTCGCCGACGAGTTCGGCGCGGCGAACGTCGCCTCACTGCCCTGCGACGTCACCGACGAGGAACAGGTCGCGGCCCTGTTCGCGCTGGCCGCAGAGGCGCACGGCGGCCTCGACATCGTGGTCAACAACGCCGGTCTCGGCGGCACTTCGGACCTCGTCGACATGGCGGACGACCAGTGGTCCCGCGTCCTCGACGTCACCCTGAACGGGACGTTCCGGTGTACCAGGGCCGCCCTGCGTGCCTTCCGCGACACCGGCCGCCACGGCGTCGTCGTGAACAACGCGTCCGTCGTCGGCTGGCGTGCCCAGGCAGGGCAGGCCCACTACGCCGCCGCCAAGGCCGGCGTCATGGCCCTCACCCGGTGTGCCGCGATCGAGGCCGCCGCGTACGGCGTCCGGGTCAACGCGGTCTCGCCCAGCCTCGCCATGCACCCCCATCTCGTGAAGGTCACCTCCGCCGAACTCCTCACCGAACTCACCGAGAAGGAGGCCTTCGGCCGGTACGCCGAGCCCTGGGAGATCGCCAACGTGATCGTGTTCCTGGCGTCCGGCTACTCCTCGTACATGACGGGCGAGGTCGTCTCCGTCAGCAGCCAGCATGCGTAG
- a CDS encoding acyl-CoA dehydrogenase family protein yields the protein MDLDFTPLEDALRAEAREWLAAHVPGEPLPSLETEEGFAAHRAWEAELHAGRWSVVSWPEEFGGRGADIFTWLLFEEEYYAAGAPGRVSQNGINLLAPTLFDHGTPEQRARVLPSMASGETIWAQAWSEPEAGSDLASLKSKAVRTEGGWLLSGQKTWSSRAAFADRAFGIFRTDPDAPKPHQGLTYLMFDLRAPGVTVRPIGRLDGKPAFAELFLDRVFVPDADVVGEPGNGWRIAMSTTGNERGLTLRSPGRFLASADRLVRLWRERGEDAGTRDRVADALIGARAYQLFTYANASRFAAGGTIGAESSLNKVFWSEYDIALHETALDLLGADGELADDGGWGEGYVFSLAGPIYAGTNEIQRDIIAERLLGLPKGRR from the coding sequence ATGGACCTCGACTTCACGCCCTTGGAGGACGCGCTCCGCGCCGAGGCACGGGAGTGGCTTGCCGCGCATGTCCCGGGCGAGCCGCTGCCGTCCCTGGAGACCGAGGAGGGGTTCGCTGCGCACCGCGCGTGGGAGGCCGAGCTCCACGCCGGCCGCTGGTCGGTGGTGTCCTGGCCCGAGGAGTTCGGAGGGCGGGGCGCCGACATCTTCACGTGGCTGCTCTTCGAGGAGGAGTACTACGCCGCGGGCGCCCCGGGCCGTGTTTCGCAGAACGGCATCAACCTGCTCGCGCCGACCCTCTTCGACCACGGCACCCCCGAGCAGCGGGCCCGGGTGCTGCCGTCCATGGCGAGCGGCGAGACGATCTGGGCGCAGGCCTGGTCCGAGCCCGAGGCCGGTTCCGACCTGGCGTCCCTCAAGTCCAAGGCCGTGCGCACCGAGGGGGGCTGGCTGCTGTCCGGGCAGAAGACCTGGTCTTCGCGTGCCGCGTTCGCCGACCGCGCCTTCGGCATCTTCCGTACGGACCCCGACGCGCCCAAGCCCCATCAGGGCCTGACCTACCTGATGTTCGACCTGCGGGCGCCCGGGGTGACCGTGCGGCCCATCGGGCGGCTCGACGGGAAGCCCGCGTTCGCCGAGCTGTTCCTCGACCGCGTCTTCGTACCCGACGCGGACGTCGTCGGTGAGCCTGGCAACGGGTGGCGGATCGCGATGTCCACCACGGGGAACGAGCGGGGGCTCACCCTGCGCTCCCCCGGGCGCTTCCTCGCTTCCGCCGACCGGCTCGTGCGGCTGTGGCGGGAGCGAGGGGAAGACGCGGGCACTCGCGATCGGGTCGCCGATGCCTTGATCGGGGCACGGGCGTACCAGTTGTTCACCTACGCCAATGCGTCGCGGTTCGCGGCCGGCGGGACGATCGGCGCCGAGTCCAGTCTGAACAAGGTGTTCTGGTCCGAGTACGACATAGCTCTGCATGAGACCGCGCTCGATCTTCTCGGCGCGGACGGGGAGCTGGCCGACGACGGGGGGTGGGGCGAGGGCTACGTCTTCTCCCTTGCCGGACCCATCTATGCGGGGACCAACGAGATCCAGCGCGACATCATCGCCGAGCGGCTGCTCGGCCTGCCGAAGGGACGGCGCTGA
- a CDS encoding cold-shock protein, translating to MATGTVKWFNSEKGFGFIEQDGGGADVFAHYSNIATSGFRELQEGQKVTFDVTQGQKGPQAENILPA from the coding sequence ATGGCCACCGGAACCGTGAAGTGGTTCAACTCGGAAAAGGGCTTCGGCTTCATCGAGCAGGACGGCGGCGGCGCCGACGTCTTCGCCCACTACTCCAACATCGCCACCTCGGGCTTCCGTGAGCTCCAGGAAGGCCAGAAGGTGACGTTCGACGTCACGCAGGGCCAGAAGGGCCCCCAGGCGGAGAACATCCTCCCCGCCTGA
- a CDS encoding enoyl-CoA hydratase, translating to MPAAHDSPRPAPHEGPEPAPHQGPEPVLYERRGPVAYVTMNRPRYRNAQNSAMTYALDAAFYRAADDPDVKVVVLAGAGDHFSAGHDIGTPERDAHLPFERRAGLWWDHSDKQGAESRFARESEVYLGMCRRWRELPKPVIASVHGACVAGGLMLAWVCDLIVASDDAFFADPVVRMGIPGVEYFAHPWVMPPRVAKEFLFTGDRMSARRAYEVGMVNRVVSRGELAGTTDELALRVAEMPRLGLALTKRAVNQAEDLQGLHAGMDSVFGLHHLAHAHNAETAKDSLGGMDVRAMKEANA from the coding sequence ATGCCCGCAGCCCACGACAGTCCTCGACCCGCCCCGCACGAGGGCCCCGAGCCCGCCCCGCACCAGGGTCCCGAGCCTGTCCTGTACGAGCGCCGCGGCCCGGTCGCGTACGTGACGATGAACCGTCCGCGGTACCGCAACGCGCAGAACTCGGCGATGACCTACGCCCTGGACGCCGCCTTCTACCGCGCGGCCGACGACCCCGACGTCAAGGTCGTCGTCCTGGCCGGCGCGGGGGACCACTTCTCCGCGGGGCACGACATCGGCACCCCGGAGCGGGACGCGCATCTGCCCTTCGAGCGGCGGGCCGGGCTCTGGTGGGACCACTCGGACAAGCAGGGCGCCGAGTCGCGGTTCGCCCGTGAGTCGGAGGTGTATCTCGGCATGTGCCGGCGCTGGCGCGAGCTGCCGAAGCCGGTGATCGCCTCGGTCCACGGGGCGTGTGTGGCGGGCGGGCTGATGCTCGCGTGGGTCTGCGACCTGATCGTGGCCTCCGACGACGCGTTCTTCGCGGATCCCGTCGTGCGCATGGGGATCCCCGGCGTCGAGTACTTCGCGCACCCCTGGGTGATGCCGCCGCGCGTCGCCAAGGAGTTCCTGTTCACCGGCGACCGGATGAGCGCCCGCCGGGCGTACGAGGTGGGGATGGTCAACCGCGTCGTATCGCGCGGTGAACTGGCCGGGACGACGGACGAGTTGGCGTTGCGCGTCGCCGAGATGCCGCGGCTCGGGCTCGCCCTCACCAAGCGGGCGGTGAACCAGGCGGAGGACCTGCAGGGCCTGCACGCGGGCATGGACTCCGTGTTCGGCCTGCACCATCTCGCCCACGCGCACAACGCGGAGACGGCGAAGGACTCCCTCGGCGGCATGGACGTACGCGCGATGAAGGAGGCGAATGCCTGA
- a CDS encoding TetR/AcrR family transcriptional regulator, producing the protein MPTKKKPQVTASPERRRELLDTAAEVFAAQGYNATTVRKIADHAGMLAGSLYYHFDSKESMLEEILRTFLDELWHGYDSVLDSRLGPRETLEALVTESFREIDRHRAAVAIYQKESKHLAVQERFEFLAASQRKFEKAWLSTLERGVAAEVFRADLDIRLTYRFVRDTVWVAASWYRPGGQHSPEEIARQYLSMVLDGIAVRVTQP; encoded by the coding sequence GTGCCTACCAAGAAGAAGCCCCAGGTGACCGCCTCGCCCGAGCGCCGCCGCGAACTCCTCGACACCGCGGCCGAGGTCTTCGCCGCCCAGGGGTACAACGCCACGACCGTCCGCAAGATCGCCGACCACGCGGGCATGCTCGCGGGCAGCCTCTACTACCACTTCGACTCCAAGGAGTCGATGCTCGAAGAGATCCTGCGGACCTTCCTCGACGAGCTGTGGCACGGATACGACTCCGTCCTCGACTCCCGGCTCGGCCCCAGGGAAACCCTGGAGGCCCTCGTCACCGAGTCCTTCCGCGAGATCGACCGGCACCGCGCCGCCGTCGCCATCTACCAGAAGGAGTCCAAGCACCTCGCCGTCCAGGAGCGCTTCGAGTTCCTCGCTGCCTCCCAGCGCAAGTTCGAGAAGGCGTGGCTCTCCACCCTGGAGCGCGGCGTCGCCGCCGAGGTGTTCCGCGCCGACCTCGACATCCGGCTCACCTACCGGTTCGTCCGCGACACCGTCTGGGTCGCCGCGTCCTGGTACCGCCCCGGCGGACAGCACAGCCCCGAGGAGATCGCCCGCCAGTACCTCTCGATGGTCCTGGACGGCATCGCCGTACGCGTCACCCAACCCTGA